The window ATCCAAAAATTCAAGTACAAATTGATTGCGGGTATCAGTTATGGGAAAGTTCTCCATGAAGGTATTGTATAAACCTTCATCGGTTCTCGCTTCCGATTTAGTTTCAAGTTGAAAGAAATCTTGAAACGATTTAATCTGGATATCTAAGAAATCCGGGTATTCCGGGGTATTCTTAGCAGAAGCGAAATTAATTCTATCAGTCTGATTTGTGAACATCAATGGACAAAATTTTGATTAAAGTACCTTATGTAATATACGCATATATTTATATACGCAAAAGGGTTTAGGTCTTGAGGACATTTCTCCTAAGACCTAAACCGTTAGTTTTTCGCCTGGTGAGCTTACTTAAGCTCTACTTCAGCACCGGCTTCTTCTAAAGACTTCTTAAGACCTTCAGCCTCATCTTTAGCAATACCTTCTTTGATAGCTTTAGGAGCGCTATCTACGATCTCTTTAGCTTCTTTAAGACCTAAACCAGTTAATTCTTTAACCAGCTTAACAACTGCTAATTTAGAAGCTCCTGCCGACTTAAGAATTACGTCAAATTCCGATTTCTCTTCAGCAGCACCAGCATCACCACCGGCAGCACCACCAGCAACAGCAACAGCTGCAGCAGCAGGCTCTATACCATATTCTTCTTTTAAGATATCAGCTAACTCATTTACTTCTTTAACTGTTAAGTTAACCAATTGTTCTGCAAAATCCTTTAAATCTGCCATTTTTTCTATCGTTTTAAAATTTTAAAATATAAATATTATTAAGTGCGTACTTATTCTTTTTCTGATAAAGTTTTAAGGATCCCGGCCAACTTACCACCACCAGACTTAAGACCGCTGATAACGTTCTTAGCAGGCGACTGAAGTAATCCGATGATATCTCCAATAACTTCTTCTTTAGATTTAATACTCACAAGAGCATCTAACTGATCATCCCCAAGATATACCGCTTCCTCTATAAAAGCACCTTTCAACAAAGGCTTATCAGACTTCTTTCTAAACTCTTTGATAAGTTTAGCCGGAGCATTTCCGGTTTCAGAAATCATTAAAGAAGTGTTACCTTTCAATACAG of the Zhouia spongiae genome contains:
- the rplL gene encoding 50S ribosomal protein L7/L12; translation: MADLKDFAEQLVNLTVKEVNELADILKEEYGIEPAAAAVAVAGGAAGGDAGAAEEKSEFDVILKSAGASKLAVVKLVKELTGLGLKEAKEIVDSAPKAIKEGIAKDEAEGLKKSLEEAGAEVELK
- the rplJ gene encoding 50S ribosomal protein L10 — encoded protein: MTREEKLTVIEDLTAQLAENSIIYLADISGLDAQTTSNLRRACFKANIQLAVVKNTLLSKAMESSDKDFGDLPSVLKGNTSLMISETGNAPAKLIKEFRKKSDKPLLKGAFIEEAVYLGDDQLDALVSIKSKEEVIGDIIGLLQSPAKNVISGLKSGGGKLAGILKTLSEKE